A DNA window from Oceanibaculum indicum P24 contains the following coding sequences:
- a CDS encoding lytic murein transglycosylase: protein MIPSFRSRTAIPLDTQTAGAGHRGRGRHTVLAAFLAFGMALGASSIAHAADQPFDAWLEGVRAEARQKGISDATVQAALTGIQPIPRVIELDRRQPEFTLTFQQYLDRVVPQSRIDKGRRMMAEHKALLTRIEGQFGVPARQIVALWGIETDFGRVTGGFKVIPALATLAHDGRRSAFFRKELMDALQIVDEGHIDAERMLGSWAGAMGQNQFMPSSFRAYAIDYTGDGKRDIWTTLPDVFASIANYLSRVGWKSDQTWGRVVRLPAGFDAGLAEKKARKTIPEWQALGVRRADGGDLPARDLPAQIVLPAGAGGPAYMVYDNFEAILKWNRSTYFAIAAGTLADALGKE from the coding sequence ATGATTCCCAGCTTCCGTTCCCGCACCGCCATCCCCCTGGACACCCAGACCGCCGGGGCTGGCCACAGGGGCAGGGGACGGCACACGGTCCTGGCGGCGTTTCTGGCCTTCGGGATGGCGCTGGGTGCTTCGAGTATCGCCCATGCTGCCGACCAGCCCTTCGACGCCTGGCTGGAAGGCGTGCGCGCCGAAGCCCGGCAGAAAGGCATCTCCGACGCCACGGTGCAGGCCGCGCTGACCGGCATCCAGCCCATTCCGCGCGTCATCGAACTGGACCGCCGGCAGCCCGAATTCACGCTTACCTTCCAGCAATATCTTGACCGGGTGGTGCCGCAATCGCGCATCGACAAGGGCCGCCGCATGATGGCGGAGCACAAGGCGCTGTTGACCCGCATCGAGGGGCAGTTCGGCGTGCCGGCCCGGCAGATTGTCGCGCTGTGGGGTATCGAGACCGATTTCGGCCGTGTCACCGGCGGCTTCAAGGTCATTCCGGCGCTGGCCACCCTGGCACATGATGGCAGGCGCAGCGCCTTCTTCCGCAAGGAGCTGATGGACGCGCTGCAGATCGTCGATGAAGGCCATATCGATGCCGAGCGGATGCTGGGCTCCTGGGCCGGCGCCATGGGCCAGAACCAGTTCATGCCCTCCAGCTTCCGTGCCTATGCCATTGACTATACGGGCGACGGCAAGCGCGACATCTGGACCACGCTGCCCGACGTATTCGCCTCCATCGCCAATTACCTGTCCCGGGTCGGCTGGAAGAGCGACCAGACCTGGGGCCGGGTGGTGCGGCTGCCGGCAGGCTTCGATGCCGGCCTTGCAGAGAAGAAGGCCCGCAAGACGATCCCGGAATGGCAGGCGCTGGGCGTGCGGCGCGCGGATGGCGGCGATCTGCCGGCGCGCGATCTGCCGGCGCAGATCGTCCTACCGGCCGGCGCCGGCGGACCGGCCTACATGGTGTACGACAATTTCGAGGCGATCCTGAAATGGAACCGCTCGACCTATTTCGCGATTGCGGCAGGCACGCTCGCGGATGCCCTTGGCAAGGAATAG